Proteins co-encoded in one Gossypium arboreum isolate Shixiya-1 chromosome 11, ASM2569848v2, whole genome shotgun sequence genomic window:
- the LOC108456370 gene encoding carnosic acid synthase-like → MSNIYNNLAVLACEGWSWGCIHAHGFAPLMATALAIFFCAWWWWVMKNSKINPPLPPGPLGLPIIGNLPFIQPELHRYFLDLSRIYGPIFKLRLGRMIVIVISSPSLANEVLKDQDAIFANRDSPAAAVAGTFGGLDIAWRSNGPDYNRLRKLVMREIMSKQGLDACYVLRRREVRRMVKEIHEKVGSIVNIDEQLSATALRVMMSTLWGDDPSKLIGEERRSKDLFELRKRLDEFVKTFAAPNVSDLFPVLAPFDIQGIESKAKNHLSWFYGVFESVIKNRRNIGEDGREKEKVSKDFMQQLLDLHQRGNDKSSLSINEVKALLLDMMVGGTDTIPTTAEWAMTELLRHPDKMAKLVGELDMVVGNQDVVEECHIPKLIYLDAVIKETLRLHPVVPLLLPHVPSETSIIGGYTIPKDCRVFVNAWAMQRDPKLWEDPLRFQPERFLESDISYRGNNFRYFPFGSGRRICVGVSMAEKMVALLLGSLVHSFQWGLLEGTKPGLEDKFGIVLKKTESLVAIPIARLPNLEQYQ, encoded by the exons ATGTCTAACATATACAATAACCTAGCAGTTCTTGCTTGCGAAGGCTGGTCATGGGGTTGCATCCATGCCCATGGATTTGCTCCTCTTATGGCGACGGCGCTAGCAATTTTCTTCTGTGCATGGTGGTGGTGGGTTATGAAAAATTCCAAAATAAACCCGCCTCTACCACCTGGTCCTCTAGGCTTGCCTATAATAGGAAATCTTCCCTTCATCCAACCCGAATTGCACCGTTACTTTTTAGACCTGTCTCGAATCTACGGTCCCATCTTCAAACTTCGCTTGGGGAGAATGATTGTAATAGTCATAAGCTCACCTTCACTTGCCAACGAGGTCCTTAAAGACCAGGATGCCATCTTCGCTAACCGTGATAGTCCAGCAGCCGCCGTAGCCGGCACTTTTGGTGGTCTCGACATTGCATGGAGATCCAATGGCCCCGACTACAACCGACTGCGTAAGCTTGTTATGCGTGAAATCATGAGCAAACAAGGCTTGGATGCTTGCTACGTGCTTCGTCGACGTGAGGTACGACGAATGGTGAAGGAGATTCACGAAAAAGTCGGTTCCATAGTTAACATTGATGAACAATTATCAGCAACTGCTCTACGAGTGATGATGAGTACGCTATGGGGTGATGATCCATCAAAATTGATTGGAGAGGAACGACGAAGCAAGGATTTGTTTGAGTTGAGGAAACGGTTGGATGAATTTGTAAAAACATTTGCTGCACCGAATGTTTCTGATCTTTTCCCAGTTCTTGCCCCATTTGATATACAAGGAATTGAATCCAAAGCGAAGAATCATTTGTCGTGGTTTTATGGGGTTTTTGAATCAGTGATAAAGAACAGAAGAAACATTGGAGAAGATGGAAGAGAAAAGGAAAAAGTTAGCAAGGATTTTATGCAGCAATTGTTAGACCTACATCAGCGAGGAAATGATAAAAGCTCTTTATCCATCAACGAAGTCAAAGCTTTGCTTCTG GATATGATGGTCGGAGGAACGGATACAATACCAACTACTGCAGAATGGGCAATGACCGAATTGTTACGTCATCCAGATAAAATGGCAAAACTCGTTGGGGAATTAGATATGGTGGTTGGAAACCAGGACGTGGTGGAAGAATGTCATATACCTAAACTGATTTATTTGGATGCTGTCATAAAGGAAACACTTCGTCTTCACCCGGTTGTTCCATTGCTATTGCCTCACGTGCCCAGTGAAACCTCCATTATTGGTGGATATACTATCCCTAAAGATTGCAGGGTTTTCGTTAATGCATGGGCCATGCAAAGGGATCCTAAGTTGTGGGAAGATCCTCTTCGGTTTCAGCCTGAGAGATTCTTGGAATCCGACATTAGCTATCGAGGCAACAATTTCAGGTATTTTCCATTTGGGTCAGGAAGAAGGATTTGTGTTGGGGTTTCAATGGCGGAGAAAATGGTGGCGCTGCTCTTAGGCTCTTTGGTGCACTCGTTTCAATGGGGATTACTGGAGGGGACCAAGCCTGGTTTAGAAGACAAATTTGGGATTGTTTTGAAGAAAACAGAATCCCTTGTTGCGATACCCATTGCACGACTTCCTAATTTAGAGCAATACcaatga
- the LOC108454136 gene encoding LRR receptor-like serine/threonine-protein kinase ERL1, with protein MEEGVLLKKIMKRQEPLVMVIAFLLLLCSHASSLNDEGKALMSIKASFSNVANVLLDWDDVNNFDFCSWRGVFCDNSSLAVVSLNLSNLILGGEISSAIGDLRSLRSLDLMGNKLTGQVPDEIGNCGSLVYLDLSDNLLYGDIPFSISKLKRLEFLNLKNNQLTGPIPSTLTQIPNLKTLDLARNRLSGEIPRLIYWNEVLQYLGLRGNMLIGTLSPDICQLTGLWYFDVRGNNLSGSIPDSIGNCTSFEILDISYNRITGEIPYNIGFLQVATLSLQGNKLTGNIPEVIGLMQALAVLDLSENELVGHIPPVLGNLSFTGKLYLHGNKLTGPIPPELGNMSKLSYLQLNDNHLVGSIPSELGKLEQLFELNLANNHLEGPIPHNISSCTALNKFNVHGNRLNGTIPPGFQNLESLTYLNLSLNNFKGRVPVELGHIINLDTLDLSGNNFSGPLPASIGELEHLLTLNLSDNKLDGQLPAEFGNLRSIQIIDLSFNCITGNIPVEFGQLQNIVSLILKNNKLQGEIPEQLTNCFSLTNLNVSYNNLSGVIPPTRNFSRFSSDSFLGNPMLCGDWLGSICRPSMPKSRVFSRAAVVCMTLGFITLVAMTILAIYKSNQQKQVMKGPMKSVAHPPKLVVLHMDMAIHTFDDIMRFTDNLSDKYIIGYGASSTVYKCTLKNSRPIAIKRLYTHFPNNLREFETELETIGSIRHRNIVSLHGYSLSPYGNLLFYDYMENGSLWDLLHGLSKKVKLDWETRLKIAVGAAQGLAYLHHDCSPRIIHRDVKSSNILLDENFEAHLSDFGIAKCIPTTKTHTSTYVLGTIGYIDPEYARTSRLNEKSDVYSFGIVLLELLTGKKAVDNESNLHQLILSKADDNTVMEAVDPEVSVTCMNLTHVRKTFQLALLCTKRLPSERPTMHEVARALVSLLPSAPAPKLCSAPTKPVDYARFIVDEGLQRSQKEQQQRQQVPQETNSSDAQWFARFREVISMNTL; from the exons ATGGAGGAAGGGGTGTTGCTGAAGAAGATAATGAAAAGGCAGGAGCCTTTAGTAATGGTGATAgcgtttcttcttcttctttgttcTCATGCTTCTTCACTCAATGACGAAG GGAAGGCGTTGATGTCGATAAAGGCATCATTTAGCAATGTGGCAAATGTACTGCTCGACTGGGATGATGTTAACAATTTTGACTTTTGTTCTTGGCGTGGTGTTTTCTGTGACAATTCTAGCCTTGCTGTGGTTTCCCT GAACTTGTCAAATTTGATTCTTGGCGGGGAGATTTCATCGGCCATTGGTGATTTAAGGAGCTTGCGGTCCTT AGACTTGATGGGGAACAAATTGACAGGACAAGTTCCAGATGAGATTGGAAACTGTGGTTCGCTTGTTTATCT GGACTTATCTGACAATCTTTTGTATGGTGACATACCTTTCTCCATATCCAAGCTCAAGCGGCTCGAATTTTT GAATCTGAAGAACAATCAGCTAACAGGTCCTATTCCTTCGACCTTAACCCAGATTCCGAACCTGAAAACTCT TGATCTAGCAAGAAACCGGCTTTCGGGAGAGATACCGAGGCTAATCTACTGGAATGAAGTCTTGCAGTATCT TGGCTTGCGCGGCAATATGTTGATTGGAACTCTTTCACCTGATATATGTCAATTGACTGGCCTATGGTATTT CGATGTTCGGGGAAACAATTTAAGCGGTAGCATCCCGGACAGCATTGGTAATTGTACAAGTTTTGAAATCTT AGACATTTCCTATAATCGGATTACTGGGGAGATACCGTACAATATCGGTTTCCTTCAAGTTGCAACTTT GTCACTACAAGGAAATAAGCTCACTGGGAATATCCCGGAGGTCATCGGTTTAATGCAGGCCCTTGCTGTACT GGACTTGAGTGAGAATGAACTAGTCGGGCATATTCCACCAGTACTTGGCAATTTATCGTTCACTGGAAAATT GTACCTTCATGGAAACAAGCTGACCGGTCCAATTCCACCAGAGCTGGGCAATATGTCAAAACTTAGTTACTT ACAATTAAATGACAACCATCTCGTTGGTTCTATCCCTTCCGAGCTCGGGAAGCTGGAGCAGTTGTTTGAATT GAATCTTGCCAACAATCATTTAGAAGGACCCATTCCGCATAACATCAGCTCCTGCACTGCTCTGAATAAGTT CAATGTGCATGGTAATCGCCTAAATGGGACTATTCCACCAGGCTTCCAGAATTTAGAGAGCTTAACCTATTT AAATCTATCCTTGAACAATTTCAAAGGCCGGGTACCTGTTGAACTTGGACATATCATTAATCTTGATACTTT GGATCTATCCGGCAACAACTTTTCAGGCCCTCTACCTGCTTCCATAGGTGAACTGGAGCATCTTCTTACACT GAACTTGAGTGATAACAAACTTGATGGACAACTACCTGCCGAGTTTGGGAATCTCAGAAGCATACAAATCAT TGATCTCTCATTCAATTGTATAACCGGCAACATTCCTGTAGAGTTTGGTCAGCTGCAAAATATTGTTTCTCT AATACTAAAGAACAACAAGTTGCAAGGTGAAATCCCTGAGCAGCTTACGAATTGTTTCAGTCTTACTAACCT GAATGTGTCGTACAATAACTTATCCGGCGTCATACCTCCGACAAGAAACTTCTCCCGGTTTTCATCCGATAG CTTCCTAGGAAACCCGATGCTCTGTGGAGATTGGCTGGGATCAATATGTCGCCCATCTATGCCAAAGTCTAGAG TTTTCTCCCGAGCTGCTGTTGTTTGTATGACTTTGGGCTTCATCACTTTGGTGGCTATGACCATTCTTGCAATTTATAAGTCGAACCAACAGAAGCAAGTGATGAAGGGTCCTATGAAATCTGTTGCGCATCCACCGAAGCTGGTTGTTCTTCACATGGATATGGCTATTCATACCTTTGATGATATAATGAGATTCACTGATAATTTGAGTGATAAGTACATCATAGGCTATGGTGCTTCTAGCACGGTATACAAATGTACATTGAAAAATTCCCGTCCAATTGCAATTAAGAGACTCTACACCCATTTCCCGAACAACTTGAGGGAGTTTGAGACTGAACTCGAAACCATTGGCAGCATAAGACATAGGAACATTGTCAGCTTGCATGGCTACTCGTTATCTCCGTACGGGAACCTTCTGTTCTATGACTATATGGAGAATGGCTCATTGTGGGATCTTTTACATG GGCTGTCCAAAAAGGTGAAGCTTGACTGGGAAACAAGGTTGAAGATTGCTGTTGGAGCAGCACAAGGGCTTGCTTATCTTCACCATGATTGCAGCCCTCGAATTATTCACAGGGATGTCAAGTCCTCGAATATTCTTCTAGACGAAAATTTCGAGGCTCATCTGTCTGATTTCGGGATTGCCAAGTGCATACCAACAACAAAGACACACACCTCTACTTATGTTCTGGGAACCATTGGCTATATTGACCCGGAATATGCCCGTACCTCACGTCTTAATGAAAAATCAGATGTTTATAGTTTCGGCATTGTTCTTCTAGAGCTTCTGACCGGGAAAAAGGCTGTGGACAATGAATCGAATTTACATCAACTG ATACTGTCTAAGGCTGATGATAATACGGTGATGGAAGCGGTTGATCCAGAAGTCTCAGTTACATGCATGAACTTGACTCATGTCCGAAAGACATTCCAACTTGCTTTGTTGTGCACTAAGCGACTCCCGTCTGAGAGACCAACCATGCATGAGGTTGCAAGGGCTTTGGTCTCCCTTCTTCCATCGGCTCCAGCGCCTAAGCTCTGTTCGGCTCCAACAAAACCAGTCGACTATGCTCGGTTTATCGTAGACGAAGGACTGCAGCGGTCACAAAAGGAGCAGCAACAAAGGCAGCAAGTCCCACAGGAGACCAACTCATCTGATGCTCAATGGTTTGCTCGGTTCCGAGAAGTCATTTCTATGAACACCCTTTAA
- the LOC108455959 gene encoding protein PSK SIMULATOR 1: MALETWLIKVKKTISNTAKISIPKNSKASKHVKSTVGVLSFEIAGLMSKLLHLWNSLSDKNVIRLRDESVSLEGVRKIVSNDESFLLGLACAEIAENVRLLAKYISRISTRCQDSGLQCFDRWFNEFANSGHDTHGWVLSSKEMEAKNKKMDRYVTITATLYKEMEELSTVENSLRKCLKEYESSSCPSSSIKEQKIIDLQQKLFWQRQEVKYLKERSLWNRSFDMVVSMAVRSIFTILARIKLIFGIGPSILPRSLSASATVHPTENPNGFMSGPLKNPSEEENKDSRFGFFESNTKLLKPPASTLGAAALPLHYANLIIIIEKMIKSPQLVGVDARDDLYSMLPNSIRSSLRGRLKGVGFSAGDPILAGEWRTALGRILGWLSPLAHNMIKWQSERSFEQQNLLPKTNVLLLQTLFFANKDKTEAAITELLVGLNYIWRFEREMTAKALFECSNFNVQS; this comes from the coding sequence ATGGCTCTTGAAACTTGGTTAATAAAAGTGAAGAAAACGATTTCTAACACTGCCAAGATATCAATTCCAAAGAACTCAAAAGCTTCAAAGCATGTTAAATCCACCGTCGGAGTTTTATCTTTTGAAATCGCCGGCCTTATGTCGAAGCTTCTTCACCTTTGGAATTCACTTTCCGATAAGAACGTAATTCGTCTTCGCGATGAATCGGTATCTCTCGAAGGAGTCCGTAAGATCGTGTCGAACGACGAGTCTTTCCTGTTGGGGCTGGCTTGTGCGGAGATCGCCGAGAATGTTAGGCTGTTGGCTAAGTATATTTCGAGGATAAGCACACGGTGTCAAGACTCGGGTCTTCAGTGTTTTGATCGGTGGTTCAATGAGTTCGCTAACTCAGGTCATGATACCCATGGTTGGGTTTTGAGTTCTAAAGAAATGGAAGCTAAAAACAAGAAGATGGATAGGTATGTGACGATCACAGCCACTTTGTATAAAGAAATGGAGGAACTATCGACCGTGGAGAACAGTTTGAGGAAGTGTTTAAAAGAATACGAATCTTCTTCTTGTCCTTCTTCTTCGATTAAAGAGCAAAAGATTATTGATTTGCAGCAAAAGCTTTTCTGGCAAAGACAAGAAGTTAAGTATTTAAAAGAGAGATctttatggaatcgaagctttgATATGGTTGTTTCCATGGCGGTGAGATCAATTTTCACTATCTTAGCAAGGATCAAACTTATTTTTGGGATTGGTCCTTCGATATTACCACGAAGTCTATCAGCTTCTGCAACTGTTCATCCAACTGAAAACCCTAACGGATTCATGTCAGGTCCATTAAAAAATCCTTCCGAAGAAGAAAACAAAGATTCGAGGTTCGGGTTTTTCGAGTCGAACACAAAGCTCCTCAAGCCTCCGGCGAGCACGTTAGGTGCGGCAGCTTTACCTTTACACTATGCTAACTTGATCATCATCATTGAAAAAATGATCAAGTCACCACAACTGGTAGGCGTTGATGCAAGAGATGATCTTTACTCCATGTTACCGAACAGCATCCGGTCATCTTTAAGGGGTAGGTTAAAAGGAGTCGGGTTTTCAGCCGGTGACCCAATCCTCGCCGGAGAATGGAGAACAGCTTTAGGAAGGATCTTGGGTTGGTTATCACCATTAGCACACAACATGATCAAATGGCAAAGTGAAAGAAGTTTCGAACAACAAAACTTGTTGCCTAAAACAAATGTTCTTTTATTACAAACACTGTTCTTCGCCAACAAAGACAAGACCGAAGCAGCCATAACTGAGCTGCTGGTCGGCTTGAACTACATTTGGAGATTCGAAAGGGAAATGACAGCAAAAGCATTGTTCGAATGTAGCAACTTTAATGTGCAAAGTTGA
- the LOC108456095 gene encoding CDGSH iron-sulfur domain-containing protein NEET: protein MASSTTAFGSGVSTTALGLSSLKPSPTVGVATIIFPKPRRSSAMVVRAEGQTINPEIRKMEEKVVDSVVVTELSKPLTAYCRCWRSGTFPLCDGGHVKHNKATGDNVGPLLLKKQ, encoded by the exons ATGGCGTCCAGTACGACCGCATTCGGTTCCGGCGTATCAACAACAGCTTTGGGGTTGAGCAGCCTCAAGCCAAGCCCCACTGTTGGTGTCGCTACCATTATTTTTCCAAAGCCTCGCCGCTCGTCGGCTATGGTAGTCAGAGCTGAGGGTCAAACCATAAACCCAGAGATAAGGAAAATGGAAGAGAAGGTGGTCGACTCAGTTGTAGTCACTGAACTCTCTAAGCCCCTTACAGCTTATTGCAG ATGTTGGAGGTCAGGTACTTTCCCTCTTTGCGATGGAGGACATGTTAAACACAACAAGGCTACAGGGGACAATGTTGGTCCTTTGCTCTTGAAGAAACAGTGA